From the Pongo pygmaeus isolate AG05252 chromosome X, NHGRI_mPonPyg2-v2.0_pri, whole genome shotgun sequence genome, one window contains:
- the LOC129025140 gene encoding centromere protein V-like protein 1, producing the protein MGRVRNRATAQRRRRKRPGDPPAACAAIAVTGASRAQYPRVQVGVGSHAAAKRWLGRWRRKRRWRRVRKAGPRDLLPSAPPPDPPGPAPSPKDLDLGAQRERWETFRKLRGLSCEGAAKVLLDTFEYPGLVHHTGGCHCGAVRFAVWAPADLRVVDCSCRLCRKKQHRHFVVPASRFTLLQGAESIVTYRSNTHPALHSFCSRCGVQSFHAAVSDPRVYGVAPHCLDEGTVRSVVIEEVGGGDPGEEAAEEHKAIHKTSSQSAPACRREQEQ; encoded by the coding sequence ATGGGCAGAGTGAGGAACCGCGCCACTGCTCAGCGGCGGAGGCGAAAGCGGCCCGGGGATCCTCCCGCCGCCTGCGCGGCCATCGCGGTCACGGGCGCCAGCCGCGCGCAGTACCCCCGGGTCCAAGTCGGGGTCGGGAGCCACGCGGCGGCCAAGAGGTGGCTGGGTAGGTGGCGACGGAAGCGCCGCTGGCGGCGGGTCCGGAAGGCGGGCCCCAGAGACCTGCTGCCCTCCGCGCCACCCCCGGACCCGCCGGGGCCCGCCCCGTCCCCCAAGGATCTGGACCTGGGCGCACAGCGGGAGCGCTGGGAGACGTTCAGGAAGCTGCGGGGCCTCAGCTGCGAGGGCGCCGCCAAGGTCCTGCTGGACACCTTCGAGTACCCGGGCCTCGTGCATCACACCGGGGGCTGCCACTGCGGCGCGGTCCGCTTTGCGGTCTGGGCCCCTGCAGATCTGCGCGTCGTGGATTGCagctgcaggctgtgcaggaagaaGCAGCACCGCCACTTCGTCGTCCCGGCCTCGCGCTTCACGCTGCTCCAGGGCGCAGAAAGCATCGTCACCTATCGGTCCAACACGCACCCGGCGCTGCACAGCTTCTGCAGCAGGTGCGGGGTGCAGAGTTTCCACGCAGCTGTCTCTGACCCCCGCGTGTACGGCGTCGCCCCGCACTGCCTGGACGAGGGCACCGTGCGCAGCGTGGTCATCGAGGAGGTCGGCGGTGGCGACCCGGGGGAGGAGGCCGCCGAGGAGCACAAGGCCATCCACAAGACGTCCTCCCAGTCAGCCCCTGCCTGTCGCCGCGAACAGGAGCAGTGA